The Syngnathus acus chromosome 11, fSynAcu1.2, whole genome shotgun sequence genome includes the window GGGCAGAAATTAAAAGAGAGCGCcaagagattaaaaaaatcaacaaacacGCACCCAGGGGCTAATGGAGAAGTCCGGAGGAGGGCCGGGGaggttgggaaaaaaaaaagcagagcaaCTTCAAAAAAAGCTGTCAGTGAGTCAGATGGATGAGGCAACATCAAAAGTCAACTCCAATAAAGCATGAGTCTTTCGTGTATCAAAACGGTTGCTTCTTATTCCGCACCAGCTCCCTCCTGGTTTACATCCCCCGAGTGACTATTGCTCATTAGTACACCCAAAAGTCAGCCAGCACCACTGCTGACGTTTGCTTTGCGTGTGTTGCAAGTGTCGAACCTGCAGGGCGTCGTAGGACGGAATAAATTGAAGTTCTTACTCACTGCGATGTCACTGTTGGGGTCACGCACTCTCAGCTGCGTGTAAAGTTTGTGCATTAAAACATTTCCGGATAGTTGGACTTCAATTTAATGCAGTCTGTTATTTTTGCAGAAGtctaaaatgttaaaaaatatctATTGAGTCATCTCAAGTCTGTGTATTCTTTTCTCACCATCGTATCATGTGCTTGCAGGCGGCGTGTATACCAGTGTTGCTAAGCAACGGCTGGGAGCTGCCATTTTCCGACGTCATACAATGGAACCAAGCTGTCATTGAAGGGGATGAGAGACTACTGTTGCAGGTAAAGCcaatttcacaaaataaatccGTCAAGATGGTCCCCACACCAAAAGCatattgaaaaatgtttgtgttaaaATGTTCATCGGATTTTctgatttgaatttttttgccCCGATGTAATTCATAGTTACGTggaatttttaaacatttgaaaattaaaacttTGCATGCCCCCTTTTGCCTCTCTGTGACACACCTAAACAGAATGAAGCAACAAAATCGGTGCACTctttcatttttctcattgtGGACGTGAAATGGAGCCGTGCACATGAACCCAAACAAGAGCAAAGAGGTCTGATGAGAGGAGACATGCTCAATTGAGTTCCGACTATAGCACATGAAGAGCCTGACCTCATCAGTGGCATTGCGCATGGTGCCGTAACGCGGCAATATTGACGCTGACACTGGGATGGCGAGCGAATGAGCGTGACACTCTTGCACAAGAGGCTGATTAAAGAAAGGCGACTCTATAAAAATTCCTCCTCTCAAATGCAGAAACCaagaaaaatgtacatttagcattcattaaaaaaaagaagtgtaaATAGAGGTCATATTTTGTAATATGAACTTTAACATTAACTTGAATGTGCTGTGATGGTGACTCTTTAGCAGAAGCTATAAGACACACTTAAAatgctttcatttctttttttggggggtgatttttcttttctctttagGTGCCATCTACAGTGAGAGCTGTCGGAAATGAACGCGTTTTGGCTCTCAGACAGAGAACGCAGATGCTATGGGAAGCCTACTTCTCTTCTGTGGACAAGATAGTCCTCACCACACTGGAGGTAAACTCTAGATTTATTCtgaagataaaaacaaatgaaatcagcactatttaactttttatttgattcattATTACATTCACacaactatttattttaaaataaaatgttcataaTTATTTCCTGAACATGAGAAACACAATATAGAAATATgcaaccaaataaataaaaccaaaataaattaattgatggatacataaatattttaaataaaaatataaatgcatAGATATTGTCATGTACACTTTCATCAAGggataaaatataaaacacagCGGCGCTACAATATCCAATGCTGCACGGACACTAagtgctttcttttttcccacTTCTTGTGGATACTTTCTACCAAGCTCAAACATGAAAGTATTGTGACTGGTGAATACTCGTCTGCCTCTCCGTTAACATCCAATCCGGCCAAGGAATGCATCTCATCTTCTCATTTGCaatgaaaatgtctgcaaaaaGAAGTGCTATGAAAACACAACTTTTCCTTTGCAATCATGCGCACAAAACCTCCCCGCTGTTTACTGCCCGTGCGTTGCCACGATTGCTGCTTTTAGAAAAGCCTTTCTGGGAAAGAGTTCCATTTGAATCAAACGCTACTCTGTTATGATTATAGAGTTGGATTCCGATCAGTCCTcccaatttttcattttttactttgttctTGCTGCACATTTTCAAAGTACACACCTGAGGTGCCTGCAGTCTCAAAGAACCCCTTTAATGTACAGACAGGACAAACTATCATTATGTTACAAATCTCAGTCCAAACATGTCCGATTCCGCCACACTTGCACTCCTAAATTTGCTTCATAGTATCCCAGACAggacatttgtttatttttgtcttagcacaaacaacacacacacacaaaatattctcTGCTCTGAAATTTGCAAAGACCACACGGTGAGCAATGCATGTTCCCTTAGCGCttccatgtttaaaaaaagcaaaagtctGTCTGCCCGAGTGTGTTTGCTGCTGGGGATTTATGCTTGAGATAATAAAGGAAAGGTTCTGGAGGTTGCTGATAAGCTGCTTATATACATACAGCAAGCTGAGGGGGGTTGTGTGGGTGAGGTGGGGGGCTCTCCCCATGGGAGACAGCTGTGCAGTCAGCCTGAGGTCAGTGAAGCACAGGGCCACATAGTGGGATCCCACAATAGTTGCCTCAATGACTCCCCCTGTTGGTGTAAATGAGAAGTACAATATCAAATCAACAGCACCAAAAAGAATTCATCCTACATTGacaataattaattttttccccccctccgcAGATCATTAAGGATCGTGTCTTTTCTCACATATCAAGGAACAAATACATGTGGAACTCTCTGCCAGGAGGTCTACTTGTCCTGCCAGAATATTCCACTCACCTTGCACATTTCCCTTTCTACTACCTGAGCTTAGGTAAATAACAGCCTTTAAAATCGGCCTTCctttcatgttttctttttgtatatgtgcaaataaaaatatttgtgttctGTGCAAGGTATCAGTCCAAACCAGGAGTTCACTGCTGTCATCCACGCTGTGTCTCCATTGGTGTCCCAATCGCAGCCAATCATGAAGTTGCTACAGGTGGTCTCAAAATCCAAGTACTGCTCCCAAGTAAGTAAGCTGTTGTGTGTTACTGGCTGGTTTGGATCAGTTCAAATCATCTCTCTGTGCCACCTTAGATCATCATCCTCTGGAACAGCGAGAAAGCGCCGCCCAGTCGCAGCAAATGGCCTCCCATGCCAGTTCCCCTCATTGTGACAGACGGCAAGAAGAAGGTCAGTGTCGCCTTCGTTACGCTCAAATCTGACTGACAGACAATCTGCAAGTCACTTTGACTGttatctcaattttttttttttgccccgaACCACTTCTTCTGTAGCCTTTCATTTTGACATCTGTCATCTATCTTCATATCCCTGCTTATCTGACAAGTGGCATTTATTACAATTCATGtcagtcattttgtttttacagccGCCCTGGCAAAAGCTCATTTATTGTAACAAGATCATCTCTGACTCATTCTCCTGATCTCACAAAGTACACGCCAAATAGAAAAGTGGCCTGCGGTGCTGTAAGATTGACTGCTGTCTCGCTCTCGCAGACCACCAGTCGCTTCCTGCCTCATGTTGCCATAGAAACTGACGCGGTGCTGAGTCTGGATGAGGATACGGTCCTGCTGACGAGTGAGGTGCGGAGCAGGATTTGAGTAAATCTCAAAGTAGAATGAAGTCAGGTTGTAACCCTCCGTGTACTTGTAGGTGAACTTTGCCTTCCTGGTGTGGCGCAGCTTCCCTGATCGGATTGTGGGCTACCCTCCTCGGAGTCACTTTTGGGATCCCTTAAAGCACGCATGGGGCTACACCTCCAAATGGACCAATGACTATTCCATAGTACTGACCGGGGCGGCCTTCTACCACAGGTAAAGAATAATATAGTATGTTTTctaaagtgttttattttttatattttttgtattttttactgtttaattttttattttattttgtttttatattttttcatttttcttatttttttatttcatttatattgATTTACTATGATGTATTTTGTaaagtgttttattatttatattttttatattatattttttatttttttacttttttatttgatgtatttTGTCCAACCTCCTCTAGGCTTTCTGagtattataataaaatatgattaTCTGCACAGGTACTACCACTACTTGTTCTCGCACTACCTGCCGCAGTCTTTGAGAACGCTGGTGGATCATACGTCCAACTGCGAGGACATCTTGATGAACTTCCTAGTTTCTGCTGTCACTCACTCCCCACCCATCAAAGTGGCTCAAAGGAAGCAATACAAGGAGTTGCCTAGTCCACAGGTAAGGAAGTGTGTGTGAAGTCAAATTTGACTCAGTGTgtgagcttttctttttttctattttaccCACTAGTCCACAAAGAATGTCCCCTGGGCCAACCCGGAGCATTTCAACCAGCGCCAGGAGTGCGTCAACACTTTCGCCAACTGGTTTGGCTACATGCCTCTGGTCCATTCTCAATTTCGCCTTGACCCTGTGCTTTTCAAAGATCAAGTGTCGGTACTCCGAAAGAAATATAAAGACCTTGAGAGGGCATAGAGGAGATGGACCTTGCTTCCATGATGTCCAATTGGGATGGAGACAGGACTCATAAACTGTGTGGACAATCAGAAAGACTCCTGCTGGATTGCGGATCAATACAAAGTCCTGTTGAGTGTAAAGTGAACTTGAATCCGTCCAGTCATGAAGACGCGAGACCTCCTGTCGAGGAGATGTCAGGAACGAGTGTTGTTGCTGTGCATGGGAATGCCAGCGCCATCTTAGGAAGGTGGTACCAGTGCCATGTTCTCTGGAGCTATTCTTGTCTCGGAATTACTGAGCAGGGGTTGCTGCCAAGGAAAACCAACAATCTGAGTCAActcaaaagaaataaagccGTTTGTAAATGCTGACTTGAAGCTCCTGATTGAGCATGAAATTTCtttgaaagtatttttattagaaaaccaatttgacaaatatgacaaaatgacattcacaAGCCAGAACAACTTTGTGAGGAAGACTCGataagcacacacacgcatgcatatACAAAACACCTGAGCTGTACTGTACATAGCTGCCAAGGGGCCGGTTGGCCACCTCTAACTTCTCCAAAGGAGCAGAATTAGCACAATATTATTGTGCTTTTTGGAAGATCTACCTGTTGTGATTTGATGCGTCAGGTGTTCCGACAGCAGAAACTCTTGCCGTAAATGTGTTCATAACTGACTCAGTGAAAATATTTAGCTGCCTTGAAGGTTAGTTATTCAACTGTGACCAAacgaaaaaaatattgtataatTCAGGTTTTGAAACAGCTATATGGTGAACCCTTGCATATTAGTAGTTTGGCATTCAGAAATTCTTGCAAGGGTTCAAAAGCGTGGATGTCAAACGTGGCCATGTGGTGTCGCTTCTCCGTCAGGCTTGATCATTTCCTCAGGGTCAACATGGCGTTGACGTCCCACAGTAAGTTCCTCATCTGATCCATCAGAACCTTCATCTCCTGGTTCTTCTGACGGACCTTCTGCCAATGGTGACAAGAAGTTAAACAGTAAGTACTATGTGAGGAATTACAATACATTACAATCTGTCCTGTAAATATGACATCATTTACCTCAAGGACCTCTTTTCGCTCCTGATGGACCGAAGGACTACAAGTCTCCACTCTGACATTCACCAGCTCTTCTCCAACATAGGGCACAAgctaataaaaaatagatgtaGAGTCAATATTATGTCATCTCTCTTTCTGCCTAATATCCCACTATCAAACATTTTCGGCAGACAATATTTTCTGACCTCCGCAGGCCCCTCTTGCAGGTCAGCTGTCATCTCCACGCAGCGTTCGTACAGGAGGCGAAGTTTGCGGAAGAGCAGGGCGAGCTGCCTCAAGTGCTCTTGGAGCTTCCCAAAGCGGTCTTGGTACATTGCCTGACTCTGAGTCACACCATTGGGAAGCTGAAAAAGGGACAAATATGAAGTTTACCTTGactttgatgactttgatagCTTTCCTTACTTGCGTGGCTCGTGTGATTTGGAAGATCTCCATGGTACGAGTGACGATATCCTGGACGGTTTCCTGCCCAATTCGACAGAGGAACACGGGCGAGATTTCTCTGAGGGCACCCTGGGGTGGCATTGGCTGACCTGCTGCCATAGAACCACTGTGAGGtggctgttgctgctgttgtgtGGCCATTCCTACCATGCTCGTCTTCTGTGGCAAAGGTGCTGCCATCACCACACCAAGCTGAGAGACATCAACGAAGGTTTCGGGATCATTATGCAAAGTGTTTATTCAAAATGATCCACGATAGATTGGTTTAAATATAAGATAGCAAAAATTAAGTGCGAAATTGTTTTGGTCGCTTAGCTCCGAGGCTAAAATGC containing:
- the zgc:114119 gene encoding mediator of RNA polymerase II transcription subunit 30; translated protein: MAAPLPQKTSMVGMATQQQQQPPHSGSMAAGQPMPPQGALREISPVFLCRIGQETVQDIVTRTMEIFQITRATQLPNGVTQSQAMYQDRFGKLQEHLRQLALLFRKLRLLYERCVEMTADLQEGPAELVPYVGEELVNVRVETCSPSVHQERKEVLEKVRQKNQEMKVLMDQMRNLLWDVNAMLTLRK
- the LOC119129871 gene encoding exostosin-1c, whose protein sequence is MQARKKYVLLGLCTFCWLVLFYFGRGVRLPVRLLRMLTSQQAEMARPWPNWTDRAFLPCYAHLNELQTDPGTSESPRQRRQAWSVIYKDSHCRMETCFDFSRCRRRGREGFRVYVYPSEKNDRVSESYKKILTSISESRYYTSDPREACLFVLGIDTLDRDQLSGQFVHNVDERIRGYPLWNDGRNHLIFNLYSGTWPNYTEELGFNIGQAILARASLNTEHFRPGFDISIPLFSKDHPQKGGERGWLVRNTTPPRRKYLLMFKGKRYLTGIGSDTRNALHHIHNGKDIVSLTTCRHGKDWEKHKDARCDHDNLEYERFDYQELLHNSTFCLVPRGRRLGSFRFLESLQAACIPVLLSNGWELPFSDVIQWNQAVIEGDERLLLQVPSTVRAVGNERVLALRQRTQMLWEAYFSSVDKIVLTTLEIIKDRVFSHISRNKYMWNSLPGGLLVLPEYSTHLAHFPFYYLSLGISPNQEFTAVIHAVSPLVSQSQPIMKLLQVVSKSKYCSQIIILWNSEKAPPSRSKWPPMPVPLIVTDGKKKTTSRFLPHVAIETDAVLSLDEDTVLLTSEVNFAFLVWRSFPDRIVGYPPRSHFWDPLKHAWGYTSKWTNDYSIVLTGAAFYHRYYHYLFSHYLPQSLRTLVDHTSNCEDILMNFLVSAVTHSPPIKVAQRKQYKELPSPQSTKNVPWANPEHFNQRQECVNTFANWFGYMPLVHSQFRLDPVLFKDQVSVLRKKYKDLERA